The Natator depressus isolate rNatDep1 chromosome 11, rNatDep2.hap1, whole genome shotgun sequence genome includes a window with the following:
- the LOC141996312 gene encoding uncharacterized protein LOC141996312 — MTKSAARLQLELARFQAEERQREHERQIELMRLKKEEKEQEREAAKEAAKEAEQHQAAAHRRAMEARDKELEEKEKERKYVEEIGKIKAQQNIPTNPSNPSPSTTSHPRKFPTYKAGDDTEAFLENFERACLGYNISTDQYMVELRPQLSGPLAEVAAEMPKEHMNKYELFKSKARVRMGITPEQSRRRFRALRWKPDVSFTRHAYHIVKHWDAWISGASAKLPVQYKGWSGTWTFAVYDDYPIPMLLGEDLANHVKQAKRVGTVTRSQAKQAVRPSSVPETSIRTRSEVMDPDPRPMSATAVVDPVPETQTEPVPEPEPAEQPTPDPLPALNPVLATSTPEGPTDPELVAADNPTQEAQLEPESQHSAPAESGSQSTETAPSPISLPEGPSLGPQSNEELMSPASREQFQTEQEADESLQRAWTAARSNPPPLSSSNRSRFVVERGLLYKETLSGGHQEDWHPQRQLVVPTKYRAKLLSLAHDHPSGHAGVNRTKDCLGGVIPLGGNGQGCFYLCPVL, encoded by the exons atgaccaaatccgcggctcgactacagctggaattagccagatttcaggctgaggaaagacaaagggaacatgaaagacagatagaactcatgcggctgaagaaggaggagaaggaacaagaaagggaggcagcgaaagaggcagcaaaagaggcagaacaacaccaagcggctgctcacaggagagctatggaagcaagggacaaagaactggaggagaaggaaaaagagaggaagtatgtggaggagatagggaagataaaggctcagcagaatatcccaacaaaccctagcaatccttctccaagtaccacttcccatcccagaaagttccccacctacaaggcaggcgatgatactgaggccttcctagaaaacttcgaaagggcctgccttgggtacaacatctctactgaccaatacatggtagagctgaggccacagctcagtggacccttagctgaggtagcagctgaaatgcctaaagaacacatgaacaagtatgaactgtttaaatccaaggcaagagtcagaatggggataacacccgagcagtctcgtcggaggttcagagccctaaggtggaaaccagacgtgtcatttacccgacatgcctaccacattgtgaaacattgggatgcctggatatcaggagcaagtg ccaagttgcctgtccagtacaagggctggtcaggaacgtggacttttgcagtctatgatgattatcccatccccatgctgttgggggaagacttggccaatcatgtgaagcaggccaagagggtgggaacggtcacccgcagccaggctaaacaagccgtgaggcctagctctgttccggaaacttctatcaggacccggtcagaggtgatggacccggaccccagaccaatgtctgcaacagcagtagtggatccagtcccagagacccagacggaaccagtcccagaaccggaaccagccgaacaaccaacaccagacccattgccagcactgaatccagtacttgcaacctcaacaccagagggccccaccgaccctgaactggtagcagccgataaccctacacaagaggctcagctggagcctgaatcccaacatagtgcaccagcggagagcggttcacagtcaacagaaacagctccatcccctatatcacttccagagggaccaagcctaggtccacaatccaatgaggaactgatgtctccagcatcaagggaacagttccagaccgaacaggaagcagatgaaagcctccagagagcttggacggcggcacggagcaacccaccgcctctcagctcttctaatcgatccaggtttgttgtagaaagaggacttttatacaaggaaactctttctggtggacaccaggaagactggcatcctcagagacagttggtagttccaactaaataccgggccaagctcttgagcttagcccatgatcaccctagtggccatgctggggtgaacaggaccaaagactgtttggggggggtcattccactgggagggaatgggcaaggatgtttctacctatgtccagtcttgtga